In Nostoc sp. CENA543, a single genomic region encodes these proteins:
- a CDS encoding HAD-IIB family hydrolase — protein sequence MSNSSGLYIILVSVHGLIRGNNLELGRDADTGGQTKYVVELAATLAKHPEVERVDLVTRLIQDPKVSADYAQPVEILSDKAQIIRLGCGPRRYLRKEVLWPYLDTFADELLRHIRKVGKIPNVIHTHYADAGYVGSRVAGWLGTPLVHTGHSLGRVKLQRLLEHGTKPELIEENFHISTRIEAEEITLGGAALVIASTNQEVEEQYSVYDRYQPERMEVIPPGVALERFYPAPDNWQNPPIYEQLKRFLHDPQKPMITAISRPAIRKNVGSLIKAYGEDPQLRELANLVIVLGNRDDITTMESGPRQVLTEILQLIDRYDLYGNVAYPKHHTSDDVPDLYRLTAKTQGVFINPALTEPFGLTLIEATACGVPIIATSDGGPRDIIAACDNGLLVDPLNIPDIQNALRTALTDHQQWQTWSSNGLTNVRKHFSWESHVEHYLEKVRRFPQQKIQSLLSPLIVFPATEHPGWNIPETNHLPTADRFLVTEIDNTLLGDQEALETLIERIREQGQTTGVGIATGRSLKSTLNMLEEWEFPMPDLLITSTGSEIYYGPRIVTDTTWQKHISHNWQPEAIREAMRNIPGVELQPADAQGKFKISYFVDSSVSPSYREIIRHLRRQQLPVKGIYSHDMYLDLLPIRASKGDALRYIALKWGLPVKRFLVAGASGNDETMLAGNTLAVVVGNYSEELQKLRGYAQIYFAQGQYAWGILEALDYYDFFGSLSQTQPEMVLV from the coding sequence ATGTCAAATAGCTCAGGGTTGTATATCATACTAGTCAGTGTTCACGGCTTAATTAGAGGTAATAATCTAGAGTTAGGACGAGACGCTGACACCGGTGGACAAACAAAATATGTAGTTGAACTCGCCGCCACATTAGCTAAACATCCCGAAGTAGAAAGAGTTGACTTAGTAACTCGTTTGATACAAGACCCCAAAGTGAGTGCTGATTATGCTCAACCAGTAGAAATTCTCTCCGACAAAGCCCAAATCATTCGTCTAGGATGTGGCCCCCGGCGTTACCTACGCAAAGAAGTTCTGTGGCCTTATTTAGATACCTTTGCAGACGAATTACTCAGACACATCCGCAAAGTCGGCAAAATACCAAACGTTATTCATACGCACTATGCTGATGCAGGCTACGTAGGTAGTCGAGTGGCTGGTTGGTTAGGTACACCCTTAGTGCATACAGGTCATTCACTAGGAAGGGTGAAACTGCAACGATTACTAGAACATGGAACTAAGCCAGAATTAATAGAAGAAAACTTTCACATCAGCACCCGCATAGAAGCTGAAGAAATTACCCTGGGTGGTGCAGCTTTAGTCATCGCCAGCACTAATCAAGAAGTTGAGGAACAATATAGCGTTTATGACCGCTATCAACCAGAAAGGATGGAAGTGATTCCTCCTGGTGTGGCTTTAGAACGTTTTTACCCAGCCCCCGATAATTGGCAAAATCCCCCGATTTACGAACAGTTAAAACGATTTTTGCATGATCCGCAAAAGCCGATGATCACGGCGATTTCCCGTCCGGCTATTCGGAAAAATGTCGGTAGTCTTATCAAAGCCTATGGTGAAGATCCTCAATTGCGTGAGCTAGCTAATTTAGTCATTGTGCTAGGAAATCGTGACGACATCACCACGATGGAATCAGGGCCACGCCAAGTTTTGACCGAAATATTGCAATTAATCGATCGCTATGACCTATATGGTAATGTCGCCTATCCCAAACATCATACATCTGATGATGTGCCTGATTTATATCGCTTGACAGCCAAAACACAGGGCGTTTTTATTAATCCCGCCCTCACTGAACCTTTTGGACTAACTCTGATTGAAGCCACAGCTTGCGGTGTACCCATTATCGCCACCTCTGATGGCGGCCCTAGAGATATCATCGCCGCTTGTGACAATGGACTATTAGTAGACCCCTTAAATATTCCAGACATCCAAAATGCACTGCGAACAGCCTTAACTGACCATCAGCAATGGCAAACATGGTCTAGTAATGGTTTAACTAATGTCCGCAAACATTTCTCATGGGAAAGTCATGTTGAGCATTATTTAGAAAAAGTCCGTCGCTTCCCCCAACAAAAGATACAGTCTTTACTCAGTCCTTTAATTGTTTTTCCTGCCACGGAACATCCTGGTTGGAATATACCAGAAACTAACCATCTACCTACAGCCGATCGCTTTTTAGTCACAGAAATAGATAATACACTCTTAGGCGATCAAGAAGCTTTAGAAACTTTGATTGAACGCATCCGTGAACAAGGACAGACAACAGGAGTCGGAATTGCTACTGGGCGCAGTCTCAAAAGTACCTTAAATATGTTGGAAGAATGGGAATTTCCCATGCCTGATTTACTCATTACTTCCACTGGTAGCGAAATCTACTACGGGCCAAGAATCGTCACAGATACTACTTGGCAAAAACATATTAGTCACAATTGGCAACCAGAAGCGATTCGGGAAGCAATGAGAAATATTCCTGGCGTGGAATTGCAACCAGCAGATGCCCAAGGCAAATTTAAAATCAGCTACTTCGTGGATTCTAGTGTATCTCCCAGTTACCGAGAAATTATCCGCCATTTGCGTCGTCAACAACTCCCTGTCAAAGGTATTTACAGTCATGATATGTATCTTGACCTATTACCTATTCGCGCTTCTAAAGGAGATGCCCTACGCTATATTGCCTTAAAATGGGGTTTACCCGTAAAACGCTTTTTAGTCGCCGGTGCATCAGGAAACGACGAAACTATGTTAGCAGGTAATACCTTAGCAGTTGTGGTAGGAAATTACAGCGAAGAACTGCAAAAGTTACGTGGCTATGCTCAGATTTACTTTGCCCAAGGACAATACGCCTGGGGAATATTAGAAGCACTAGATTACTACGACTTTTTCGGAAGTCTGTCCCAAACCCAACCCGAAATGGTGTTGGTTTAA
- a CDS encoding manganese catalase family protein, producing MFYHSKKLQYFKPPEKPDPVYAMKIQELIGGTFGEMTVMMQYLFQGWNCRGPAKYRDMLLDVGTEEIGHIEMLATTIAHLLDKAPVNIQEEGAKDAVVGAVMGGTNPRDVIMNAAMNPQHAIVSGLGATPSDSVGYPWNGRFIVASGNLLADFRSNLHAESQGRLQAVRLYEMTNDPGVRDTLSFMIARDTMHQNLWLAAIEDLEQSGLESTPVPSSFPLELEKREFAYQFWNHSEGNESSEGRWAKGRSMDGRGEFEYVTNPQPLGPQPQPPQPEPQLHATPQTRPEQQGDGSRKPPVVQHIG from the coding sequence ATGTTTTATCATTCTAAAAAACTGCAATATTTCAAACCCCCAGAAAAGCCAGATCCAGTCTACGCGATGAAAATTCAAGAACTCATCGGCGGCACTTTTGGCGAAATGACCGTCATGATGCAGTACCTATTTCAAGGTTGGAACTGTCGTGGCCCTGCCAAATATCGAGATATGTTGCTAGATGTGGGGACTGAAGAAATCGGTCACATTGAAATGTTAGCTACAACTATCGCCCATCTTTTAGACAAAGCACCTGTAAACATCCAAGAAGAGGGAGCAAAAGATGCAGTAGTAGGTGCGGTGATGGGTGGAACAAACCCGCGAGATGTGATCATGAATGCAGCCATGAATCCCCAACACGCCATAGTTTCTGGTTTAGGTGCAACTCCATCTGACAGTGTGGGCTATCCTTGGAATGGTCGTTTTATTGTTGCTAGTGGTAATCTCTTAGCTGACTTTCGTTCTAATCTCCACGCCGAAAGTCAAGGACGCTTACAAGCAGTAAGATTGTATGAAATGACGAATGACCCAGGGGTGAGAGATACCCTGAGTTTTATGATTGCCCGTGATACCATGCACCAAAATCTCTGGTTAGCGGCCATTGAAGACTTAGAACAATCTGGACTAGAAAGCACACCAGTTCCTAGTTCTTTCCCCTTGGAATTAGAAAAACGTGAATTTGCCTATCAGTTTTGGAATCACTCCGAAGGCAATGAAAGCTCAGAAGGGCGTTGGGCAAAAGGTCGTTCAATGGATGGCAGAGGCGAATTTGAGTATGTTACCAACCCCCAACCATTAGGGCCACAACCACAGCCACCACAACCAGAACCACAACTTCATGCTACACCCCAAACTAGACCAGAACAACAAGGAGATGGTTCTAGAAAACCACCCGTAGTTCAACATATTGGCTAG
- a CDS encoding DMT family transporter — translation MAKLRRKNRFIHQIPGQVYLWLAVLIFGASSAITRKLTEIGAENFLGGRNPISLCNVLFVGNLCALFLMIFIYGRQWNQTALQKITRKDWLYLIVVAILAGALAPGLIFQSLALTNVNNVILIGRIEVPLTLFLSIVVLKERVNRGEIIGAIAAFIGVLITIVLQPQNEQIMMNMAGLNIGLGELLAATGAIFLSLATVISKQHLVDIPLGIYSIFRTALGTVVFFMIALVLYGRDHFMDVLSPFLWKWMLIYGGLIVVVGQSFWIKGLRVASVSTASLASSFTPVAGILAAYLILGEAPTPAQYFGGGLILIGILISQLSLRRQNSTHLMVNQEVSTAKEQEIENKAGFKGV, via the coding sequence GTGGCCAAGTTAAGAAGAAAGAATCGTTTCATACACCAAATTCCTGGTCAAGTTTATTTATGGTTAGCAGTGTTAATTTTTGGCGCATCCAGTGCCATAACGCGCAAGCTAACCGAAATTGGTGCAGAAAACTTCTTAGGTGGCCGCAACCCAATTTCGTTATGTAATGTTTTGTTTGTGGGTAATCTCTGCGCTTTATTCTTGATGATTTTTATTTATGGGCGACAGTGGAATCAAACAGCTTTGCAGAAAATTACTCGAAAAGATTGGTTATATTTAATAGTTGTAGCGATTTTAGCAGGAGCTTTAGCCCCTGGGTTAATTTTTCAATCTCTGGCTTTAACCAATGTTAATAATGTCATTTTGATAGGACGTATTGAAGTTCCCTTAACATTATTTTTATCGATAGTGGTTTTGAAAGAACGGGTAAATAGAGGAGAAATTATCGGAGCGATCGCAGCTTTTATTGGTGTATTAATTACCATTGTTCTTCAGCCTCAGAATGAGCAAATAATGATGAATATGGCGGGACTAAATATTGGTTTAGGTGAATTATTAGCAGCTACAGGAGCAATATTTTTATCATTGGCAACAGTGATTAGTAAACAACATCTAGTTGATATTCCCTTGGGGATTTACAGTATTTTTCGCACAGCTTTAGGCACAGTCGTATTCTTTATGATTGCGCTTGTGCTTTATGGTCGTGACCATTTTATGGATGTGCTATCACCATTTTTATGGAAATGGATGTTGATTTATGGAGGTTTAATTGTTGTCGTCGGTCAATCATTTTGGATTAAAGGTTTAAGAGTCGCTAGCGTATCTACAGCTTCTTTAGCTAGTTCTTTTACTCCCGTGGCAGGTATTTTAGCAGCTTATTTAATTCTCGGTGAAGCTCCGACTCCTGCTCAATATTTTGGCGGTGGTTTGATATTAATTGGTATCTTAATTAGTCAACTTAGCTTGCGTCGGCAAAATTCTACTCATTTAATGGTTAATCAGGAAGTTTCTACAGCCAAAGAACAGGAAATAGAAAACAAGGCTGGGTTTAAGGGAGTTTAA
- a CDS encoding toll/interleukin-1 receptor domain-containing protein, producing the protein MSNPVKVFFSYSHKDETLRDELATHLSTMKRQGVIEAWHDRAIIAGSNWADAIDDNLNIADIVLLLVSANFLASDYCYDKEMMRAMERHEHKEARVIPIILKPVDWNDTPFSKLQALPKNAKPVTTWANQDEAFLDIATGIRRVAEEIAKSKASGSSVVNTTPVTTSQGGITDRQRRRLEQERDSLQQQYDTVSNKLDRLRQAYSIETDVTTKFKLESQIKEAQAEQDKLDDQLEEIEQKLL; encoded by the coding sequence ATGTCTAATCCAGTCAAGGTATTTTTTTCTTACTCTCACAAAGATGAAACTTTGCGGGATGAATTAGCAACTCATCTGAGTACAATGAAACGTCAGGGTGTGATTGAGGCTTGGCATGATAGAGCTATTATTGCTGGTAGCAATTGGGCTGATGCTATTGATGACAATCTCAACATTGCAGATATTGTTCTACTGTTGGTGAGTGCTAACTTTTTGGCTTCAGATTACTGTTATGACAAAGAAATGATGCGGGCGATGGAACGCCATGAACACAAAGAAGCCCGCGTGATTCCGATTATTCTCAAACCGGTAGATTGGAATGATACACCTTTTAGCAAGCTGCAAGCATTGCCGAAAAATGCCAAACCGGTGACGACTTGGGCAAATCAGGATGAGGCTTTTTTAGATATTGCAACAGGGATTCGTCGGGTGGCTGAAGAAATCGCTAAATCAAAAGCCTCTGGTAGTTCTGTTGTAAACACTACACCTGTAACTACTAGTCAAGGTGGAATAACCGATAGGCAACGTCGGAGATTAGAGCAAGAACGGGATTCATTACAGCAACAATATGATACTGTGAGTAACAAACTAGACAGACTACGCCAAGCATATTCTATAGAAACGGATGTGACGACAAAGTTTAAGTTGGAATCCCAAATCAAGGAAGCTCAAGCCGAACAAGATAAATTAGATGATCAGCTTGAAGAAATTGAGCAGAAACTTTTGTAG
- a CDS encoding toll/interleukin-1 receptor domain-containing protein has product MKSIEVFISYHQKDEEFRQQLEKHLASLRRQEVISSWHDRKIIPGQDIRGAIDQRLNQAGLILLLISPDFLDSDYHWTVEVTRALQQNAAKKACVIPVLLRHVDWDVPRLKELLPLPKNRKPIKSWADRDEAFVEVVKGIREAIAPLMAQLVDSTNESTHQATTKAQEDLQYQVTTLINEADSLREGKKLEEAILKYKAAISLEPNSLYAHNNLGIALYDQGKLEEAIVSYRQALNIDPNFAYAHNNLGLALYAQRKLEEAIASYRQALYIDPNFAIAHYNLGIALSDQGKLEEAIASYRQALYIDPNFAIAHYNLGIALSDQGKLEEAIASYSQALEIDPNFAYAHNNLGNALKAQGKLEEAIASYRQALYIDPNFAIAHNNLGIALSDQGKLEEAIASYRQALCIDPNDAIAHYNLGIGLSDQGKLEEAITSYRQALKFDSNDVYAHCNLGIALSDQGKVEEAIASFRQSLKINPNEAIFHSVLGVALKAQGKLEEAISSYRQSLNLDPNFAITHHYLGLALYAQGKIEDAIASYRQALNIDPNYAKAHNNLGLALYAQKKLEEAITSYRQALNIDPHFTKAHNNLGIALYNQGKIEEAIKEIEVAVTLEPNNTLFRDNLKLYQNQKQGS; this is encoded by the coding sequence ATGAAATCTATTGAAGTTTTTATCTCTTATCACCAAAAAGATGAGGAATTTCGCCAACAGTTAGAGAAGCATTTAGCATCTTTACGTCGGCAAGAGGTGATTTCTAGTTGGCATGATCGCAAAATTATTCCAGGGCAAGATATTAGAGGAGCAATTGATCAACGCCTCAACCAAGCGGGTTTAATTCTACTGTTAATTAGTCCTGATTTCCTAGACTCTGACTATCACTGGACAGTGGAAGTGACACGAGCGTTACAGCAGAACGCAGCGAAGAAAGCCTGTGTGATTCCTGTGCTGCTACGTCATGTTGATTGGGATGTTCCTCGGCTCAAGGAACTATTACCATTACCGAAAAATCGTAAACCGATTAAAAGTTGGGCTGATAGGGATGAAGCGTTTGTAGAAGTTGTTAAGGGAATTCGGGAAGCTATCGCACCCTTAATGGCGCAATTAGTTGATAGCACGAATGAATCAACCCATCAAGCAACTACAAAAGCACAGGAAGACCTGCAATATCAAGTCACCACTTTAATAAACGAAGCAGATAGTTTGCGTGAGGGTAAGAAGTTAGAGGAAGCAATCTTGAAATACAAAGCAGCTATCAGTCTTGAGCCAAACTCTTTATATGCTCACAATAACCTGGGGATTGCGCTGTATGACCAAGGAAAACTAGAAGAGGCGATCGTATCCTACCGCCAAGCCTTAAATATTGATCCCAATTTTGCCTACGCTCACAATAACCTGGGGCTTGCACTCTATGCACAGAGAAAACTGGAAGAGGCGATCGCTTCCTACCGCCAAGCCTTATATATCGACCCCAATTTTGCAATCGCTCACTATAACCTGGGGATTGCACTGTCTGACCAAGGAAAACTAGAAGAGGCGATCGCTTCCTACCGCCAAGCCTTATATATCGACCCCAATTTTGCAATCGCTCACTATAACCTGGGGATTGCACTGTCTGACCAAGGAAAACTAGAAGAGGCGATTGCATCCTACAGCCAAGCCTTAGAAATAGACCCTAACTTTGCCTATGCTCACAATAACCTGGGGAATGCACTCAAAGCACAAGGAAAACTGGAAGAGGCGATCGCTTCCTACCGCCAAGCCTTATATATCGACCCCAATTTTGCAATCGCTCACAATAACCTGGGGATTGCACTGTCTGACCAAGGAAAACTAGAAGAGGCGATCGCTTCCTACCGCCAAGCCTTATGTATTGACCCCAATGATGCAATCGCTCACTATAACCTGGGGATTGGGCTGTCTGACCAAGGAAAACTAGAAGAGGCGATCACATCCTACCGCCAAGCCTTGAAATTTGATTCCAATGATGTCTACGCTCACTGTAACCTGGGGATTGCGCTGTCTGACCAAGGAAAAGTAGAAGAGGCGATCGCATCCTTCCGCCAATCCTTAAAAATTAACCCGAATGAAGCAATCTTCCACTCTGTCCTGGGGGTTGCGCTCAAAGCACAGGGAAAACTAGAAGAGGCGATCTCATCCTACCGCCAGTCCTTAAATCTTGACCCCAATTTTGCCATCACTCACCATTACCTGGGTCTTGCACTCTATGCACAGGGAAAAATAGAAGATGCGATCGCATCCTACCGCCAAGCCTTAAATATTGACCCCAATTATGCAAAAGCTCACAATAACCTGGGGCTTGCGCTCTATGCACAGAAAAAACTAGAAGAGGCGATCACATCCTACCGCCAAGCCTTAAATATTGACCCCCATTTTACAAAAGCTCACAATAACTTGGGAATTGCGTTGTACAACCAAGGAAAAATAGAAGAGGCAATTAAAGAAATAGAAGTAGCTGTTACTCTTGAACCTAATAACACCCTATTCCGTGACAACTTAAAGCTTTATCAAAATCAGAAACAGGGTTCTTGA
- a CDS encoding cupin domain-containing protein yields MTDTSVKKIDSSHSPKGKLGQKYLASGKTVSMRLWEHEQPGEDKQPSQREYETVGYVINGRAELHIEGQMILLEPGSSWVVPKGATHHYNILEAFTAVEATSPPAQVHGRDED; encoded by the coding sequence ATGACTGACACTAGTGTCAAAAAAATAGACTCTTCCCATTCTCCCAAAGGGAAACTTGGTCAAAAATATCTAGCCTCCGGTAAAACTGTTTCCATGCGGCTTTGGGAACATGAACAACCAGGAGAAGATAAACAACCAAGTCAACGTGAATATGAAACCGTTGGCTATGTAATTAATGGTCGTGCAGAACTGCACATTGAAGGACAAATGATTTTACTGGAACCTGGTAGTTCTTGGGTAGTTCCTAAAGGTGCAACTCATCACTACAATATTCTAGAGGCATTTACAGCCGTCGAAGCTACTAGCCCCCCTGCCCAAGTTCATGGACGTGATGAAGATTAA
- a CDS encoding XisH family protein: MSAKDLFHGAVKQALLKEKWIITADPLIIKIEGVKFEIDLAAEKILGAEKAGRKIAVEVKSFLNSSAITDFHVALGQFLNYRLALQMKEPDRTLYLAVPFDTFKTFFQELFVKEAVKLYQIKLVVYEPIKEEVIEWRE, encoded by the coding sequence ATGTCAGCTAAAGACCTATTTCATGGGGCTGTCAAACAAGCACTACTGAAGGAAAAGTGGATAATTACAGCCGATCCACTCATAATAAAAATTGAAGGTGTAAAGTTTGAGATTGATTTAGCAGCAGAAAAAATTTTAGGAGCTGAGAAAGCAGGTAGAAAAATTGCAGTAGAAGTAAAAAGTTTTCTAAATAGTTCAGCGATTACTGACTTTCACGTAGCTTTGGGGCAATTTCTCAACTATCGGCTTGCCCTACAAATGAAAGAACCAGACCGGACGCTTTATCTAGCAGTACCTTTTGATACTTTTAAAACGTTCTTCCAAGAACTGTTTGTTAAAGAAGCGGTCAAGCTTTATCAAATAAAGCTTGTTGTCTATGAGCCAATTAAAGAAGAGGTTATCGAATGGAGAGAATAG
- a CDS encoding zinc-dependent alcohol dehydrogenase, which yields MKAVCWHGTNDVRVENVPDPKIINPRDAIIKITSTAICGSDLHIYDGYIPTMQQGDILGHEFMGEVVEIGSAVKNVQVGDRVVVPFTISCGSCFFCQRQLWSLCDNSNPNAWMVELQMGHSPAGLFGYSHLFGGYAGGQAEYARVPFADVGLLKIPDNLTDEQVLFLTDIFPTGYMAAENCHIKPGDIVAVWGCGPVGQFAIKSAYMLGAERVIAFDRIPERLQMAKEYGKAEVLNYEEVNIGEALKEMTGGRGPDACIDAVGMEAHGTDMMAFYDQVKQAVRLETDRPTALRQVIVSCGKGGHVSLAGVYGGFLDKIPMGAAMNKGLTFKMGQTHVHRYLKPLLERIQNGEIDPSFVITHKLPLTEAPHGYEIFKHKQDNCIKVVLKP from the coding sequence ATGAAAGCAGTTTGCTGGCATGGTACAAACGATGTCAGAGTAGAAAATGTACCTGACCCGAAAATTATTAACCCCCGTGATGCCATTATTAAAATTACGTCTACAGCCATTTGTGGCTCAGATTTACATATATATGATGGCTATATCCCTACAATGCAACAGGGTGACATTCTCGGTCATGAATTTATGGGGGAAGTCGTTGAAATAGGAAGCGCAGTCAAAAATGTGCAAGTAGGCGATCGCGTTGTTGTTCCTTTTACTATTTCTTGCGGTTCTTGTTTCTTTTGTCAACGGCAATTATGGTCTTTGTGTGATAATTCCAACCCTAACGCCTGGATGGTAGAACTGCAAATGGGACATTCGCCAGCCGGTTTATTTGGCTACTCCCATTTATTCGGCGGTTACGCTGGCGGTCAAGCGGAATACGCCCGTGTACCGTTTGCTGACGTGGGTTTACTCAAAATTCCTGATAATCTCACAGATGAACAAGTATTATTTTTAACAGATATTTTTCCAACAGGTTACATGGCGGCGGAAAACTGTCACATCAAACCCGGTGATATTGTTGCTGTTTGGGGTTGTGGCCCAGTCGGACAATTTGCCATCAAAAGTGCATATATGCTGGGTGCAGAAAGAGTAATTGCTTTTGACCGTATCCCCGAACGTCTACAGATGGCGAAAGAATACGGTAAGGCGGAGGTTCTCAACTACGAGGAAGTCAATATCGGCGAAGCACTCAAAGAAATGACCGGCGGACGTGGCCCCGATGCTTGCATTGACGCAGTGGGAATGGAAGCCCACGGTACAGATATGATGGCTTTTTACGACCAAGTTAAACAAGCTGTGCGGCTAGAAACAGATAGGCCAACAGCCTTAAGACAAGTCATTGTTTCTTGTGGTAAAGGTGGTCATGTCTCATTAGCAGGTGTATACGGCGGTTTCCTCGACAAAATACCAATGGGTGCAGCCATGAACAAAGGTTTAACCTTCAAAATGGGACAAACCCACGTTCATAGATACTTAAAACCATTACTAGAACGTATTCAAAACGGTGAAATAGATCCTTCCTTTGTCATCACCCACAAACTACCTTTAACAGAAGCACCCCACGGCTACGAAATTTTTAAACACAAACAAGATAACTGCATCAAAGTTGTACTCAAACCTTAA
- a CDS encoding XisI protein, protein MERIEYYRQSIRNLLIEQASIEKSNPDVECQLIFDREHDHYQLLDVGWEGLKRVYNCFIHLDIKDGKIWIQRNTTELDIAQALVEMGVSKEDIVLGLHPPYKRPYTGYGVA, encoded by the coding sequence ATGGAGAGAATAGAATACTACCGTCAAAGCATTCGTAACTTGCTAATTGAACAAGCATCTATAGAAAAGAGTAACCCAGATGTTGAGTGTCAGCTAATTTTTGATAGAGAACATGACCATTATCAATTACTTGATGTTGGTTGGGAAGGACTCAAGCGAGTATATAACTGTTTTATCCATTTGGACATTAAAGATGGCAAAATTTGGATTCAGCGCAATACGACTGAGCTAGATATTGCCCAAGCATTAGTAGAAATGGGGGTATCGAAGGAAGATATTGTTTTGGGATTACATCCGCCTTACAAGCGTCCGTATACAGGGTATGGTGTAGCGTAG
- a CDS encoding agenet domain-containing protein gives MVKIVKASSKFHRPIENMKNKLLFAGVFMAAWLGTLIPSALAAPPCSVGQKAEVLWKGKWYAATVLGVKNNRCYITYDGYDSSWNEWVGSARFRALFKAGDSARILWRGKWYDGKILAVRNNRYKVTYTGYDSSWDEWVEPARVSR, from the coding sequence ATGGTGAAAATAGTGAAAGCTAGTAGTAAATTTCACCGCCCCATAGAAAACATGAAAAATAAATTACTGTTTGCCGGCGTTTTCATGGCAGCTTGGCTAGGAACACTTATCCCTAGTGCTTTGGCTGCTCCACCCTGTTCTGTAGGACAAAAAGCAGAAGTGCTTTGGAAAGGAAAATGGTATGCAGCTACAGTATTAGGAGTGAAAAATAACAGGTGTTATATTACCTACGATGGTTATGATAGTTCCTGGAATGAATGGGTTGGATCTGCCCGCTTTCGCGCATTATTTAAAGCTGGTGATTCAGCCAGAATTCTCTGGAGAGGAAAATGGTATGACGGGAAAATTTTAGCGGTGCGTAATAATCGTTATAAAGTTACCTATACTGGTTACGACAGTTCTTGGGATGAGTGGGTTGAACCAGCAAGGGTCAGCAGATAA
- the truB gene encoding tRNA pseudouridine(55) synthase TruB, which translates to MQGFINLNKPFGWTSHDCVAKARKLCKLKRVGHAGTLDPAATGVLPIAVGKATRLLQYLPSDKAYQATIRFGMQTTTDDLQGEIISSQPCAELDLAQIKTALAKFIGKIEQIPPIYSAIQVEGKRLYDLARQGTAVEVPPRTVEIYRIEILDWRVGDFPELDVEIACGSGTYIRAIARDLGTVLNTGGTLAALVRTQSSGFNLANSLTLDELETQLSNGTFQPTPPDTALQHLPSVTLPSISAQKWCQGQRISLTPEITGQVRVYEATRFLGIGELQAGVLIPQMVFEPIA; encoded by the coding sequence GTGCAAGGTTTTATTAACTTAAACAAGCCATTTGGCTGGACTTCTCATGATTGCGTGGCCAAGGCGCGAAAATTATGCAAACTCAAACGTGTAGGACACGCAGGTACATTAGATCCAGCCGCTACTGGTGTGCTACCCATTGCAGTTGGTAAAGCTACAAGATTATTACAATATCTTCCCAGTGATAAAGCTTATCAAGCCACTATCCGCTTTGGGATGCAGACTACAACTGATGACTTACAAGGTGAAATCATCTCGTCCCAACCCTGCGCGGAATTAGATTTAGCACAAATAAAAACGGCATTAGCTAAATTTATCGGTAAAATTGAGCAAATTCCACCAATTTACAGTGCGATTCAAGTCGAAGGAAAACGCCTGTACGATTTAGCGCGTCAAGGTACAGCCGTAGAAGTTCCCCCAAGGACAGTAGAAATTTATCGCATAGAAATTTTAGATTGGCGAGTCGGAGACTTTCCCGAATTAGATGTAGAGATAGCCTGTGGTAGCGGCACATATATTCGGGCGATCGCGCGTGATTTAGGTACAGTGTTAAATACAGGCGGAACTCTCGCTGCTTTAGTACGTACTCAAAGCAGTGGTTTCAATTTAGCAAATAGTCTCACCTTAGATGAGTTAGAAACCCAACTCTCAAACGGGACATTTCAACCCACCCCACCAGATACAGCCTTACAACATCTCCCATCTGTAACTTTACCCAGTATTTCTGCTCAAAAATGGTGTCAGGGACAGCGCATTTCCCTAACTCCAGAAATCACCGGTCAGGTGCGAGTCTATGAAGCAACCCGTTTTTTGGGAATTGGGGAATTACAAGCGGGTGTATTAATTCCGCAAATGGTATTTGAACCTATTGCTTAA